TGCGGAGGGAACGACGATATACAGGAAACGCATTGCCCTgttcaataaaatttgatacGTATGACATTGACATTTCTCCTCGTCTCACGTCTACTACACCTAAGAACGAATTTGATCtcgccttttttcttttttattcttcgtttttttattattattattattatcatcatcatcattattattattattattattattattattattattcttagcCTTATAACGTCGAAATTCTCCACGCATTCCGAtcgaaaaaacagagagagagagagagagagagagagagagatagaaaaagagatgaagaaacTTGTCACGTGGAATCGAAATTAGAGATCAAAATTTCGAGGTTATccgttacattttttttcttccttcctttctttctttttcttttcttttctttttttttttttttttttttttttctcaacatCGACCGAATTACATCATTCGATTTGgaacgatcgaaaaagatTCTCGATTATTCGTTTTTGTCACGAAATAATCGCGTAATTCGAccaattgttttcttttttcctttttgtcgaTGTTGTcgagaataaatgaatttttttttttactatataatCCGACGTAACGTTGTCCATTCGATctgttttaaattaaaaggaGTTCACAATTggatttctattattttcatttacatagTTCACGTTTAAATTACGCATTATGGATCTGTGAGAAAGAAGATCATTATGGTTTTTTAATTCTAGTTTTCAGTAGggtgtataatatttaaaggagaaaaaaaaaaaaagaaaaaagaaaaaattttttttaatcttaaaaattattaaaaaaatttccttttctacgTAAATAATTCGTCGAATCGTTTTATTTGATCTCGTTATGATTCGTTTAGAAGCATAACTCTTTCGAaagtaatttggatttttgaaataaatatctccgtttacgatttgaaataaaagaagaataatatgtatatgtagatttaaaaaagaaaaagaaagaaactattTATTTGAAAGGTTGATATCCTACTTGTTCTCGTTAGAACCTTGACGTTCATGCCAGTGTCTCATCCAATAACCGTAGAAATGAAAACGGGATCGTGTGTCTTCTCCGgccttgagagagagagagagagagagagagagagaaagagaaaacttcaCGACTAAGAAATTTTTCCTTAACGTTCATCCGCAAACTATAACACCACAGTTGTACCATGCTCAATTTACAAGAAGCTTACCTTGCTTAGGAGATATGGAAAGAGATTGCACGTTAACTGGataaaacattataatcgatttagATCTTTCATTGATCTTTTCTATGGTAAAACTGATcgatctaaagaaaaaaaaaaaaaaaaaaaaaaatagaaaaaaaaaatagaaaaaaaaaagcataagaaactttttaagaaaaacttttattttcgattaatcccttttatttactttaatttcaTGAAACATCGTAATTCTCTGATAGTAgcgacgaaagaaagaaataaaaaaaaaaaaaaaaaaaatatacaagatGATACAAATATTGACGTTATGATATCTCGAGTTGAAGAACCTTGAGGATCGACGCATTAGGGCAAAGCAAGATGTTATATATCTCCGGTTGAGTATGGggagacaagaaaagaaaaagaaaaaaaaaaacaaaaagaaaaagaagaaaaaataacttatCGCTAGCGTTTCAAACTTCGAAGCCGGATTtcaaagtaaaagtaaaaataaagaaagaaaaagacgagtaCTTGTTATTGTTCGAGTCCTTGGTATCGTACTCCATCGTACCGACCAGTTTCTTCTttgctcttcttctctcttacgtcttttatattcttccatgtttctttttcttttttttgttttttccttttatcttcaatttttttccccttttcctttcgatattatttcgcATCGTacataagaatttttatacgcGAATAAAGAATCAATGccaaaaggaaatatttatataaaaaaaaaaaaaaaaaaaaagaaaaaaaaaagcaacgcAAAAGTGAATATTTGTTACAGGGGTGTGGTATTTCGTTTATTAGTTTTTGCctgcatatataaattctttcggCGAGTTGCACgtttcgttaatatagtttttGACGTTGAGGACTCGTTGTATGTACTACACACATACGATCGAATCAGAATGACGAGAGGAATATTATTAGTaagttaagaaaattttttcttgaaaattttctaattctaatatatatctatatatagaatttctattatatttcttctaatatatatatatatttctttttttcagttaTCATGTTTATTGTATTGTCTGATATTAAAGAGTTCTGGTAGTCCAATAATGAACGTACTTCTTGGCTATCAGGATAGTTTAGGTCGTTATAGCTTTGGTTATAGTACACTTGACTCGGCGAGATCAGAGATCAAAACTGTAAATGGTGTAATACATGGTGCATACAGTTACGTCGATGACAACGGTGTAATACAAAGTACCGAGTACATTGCCGACGACGATGGTTTTCGTGTAGTAGCTACAAATCTTCCACAGTTACAGACAATTCCAAATGAAGATACAGCTGAGGTATCGGTTGTTGCTAGTAAAGCTCATTTGGAAGATTTTATAATCGCCGA
Above is a genomic segment from Vespa velutina chromosome 13, iVesVel2.1, whole genome shotgun sequence containing:
- the LOC124953870 gene encoding cuticle protein 7-like: MTRGILLLSCLLYCLILKSSGSPIMNVLLGYQDSLGRYSFGYSTLDSARSEIKTVNGVIHGAYSYVDDNGVIQSTEYIADDDGFRVVATNLPQLQTIPNEDTAEVSVVASKAHLEDFIIAEKMAKDIENEKERTNVSVKII